From the genome of Phyllostomus discolor isolate MPI-MPIP mPhyDis1 chromosome 12, mPhyDis1.pri.v3, whole genome shotgun sequence, one region includes:
- the PSME3IP1 gene encoding PSME3-interacting protein isoform X3, whose product MDGGDDGNLVIKKRFVTEAELDERRKRRQEEWEKVRKPEDPEECPEEVYDPRSLYERLQEQKDRKQQEYEEQFKFKNMVRGLDEDETNFLDEVSRQQELIEKQRREEELKELKEYRSNLHKVGISPENKKEAEKKVAAKPIETKNKFSQAKLLAGAVKHKSSESGNGVKRLKSDPDPDDKNPEALSCVSLGSTSLSSPSIHCPSAAVCIGILPGLGAYSGSSDSESSSDSEGTINATGKIVSSIFRTNTFLEAP is encoded by the exons ATGGATGGAGGGGATGATGGTAACCTTGTCATCAAAAAGAGATTCGTGACCGAGGCAGAACTAGATGAGCGGCGCAAACGGAGGCaagaagagtgggagaaagtTCGAAAACCTGAAGATCCAGAAG aaTGTCCAGAGGAGGTTTACGACCCGCGGTCCCTGTACGAGAGGCTGCAGGAGCAGAAAGACAGGAAGCAGCAGGAGTACGAGGAGCAGTTCAAATTCA aaaacatgGTGAGAGGCTTGGATGAAGACGAGACCAACTTCCTTGATGAGGTTTCTCGGCAGCAGGAATTAATAGAAAAGCAGCGAAGGGAAGAAGAGCTGAAAGAACTGAAGGAATACAGA AGTAATCTCCACAAAGTTGGAATTTCTCCAGAAAACAAGAAGGAAGCGGAGAAGAAAGTGGCCGCGAAACCCATAGAAACCAAGAACAAGTTCTCCCAGGCAAAGCTGTTGGCAGGAGCCGTGAAGCACAAGAG CTCAGAGAGTGGCAACGGTGTAAAAAGACTGAAATCGGACCCTGACCCAGATGACAAGAATCCAG AGGCCCTGTCCTGCGTGTCTCTCGGAAGCACGTCCCTGAGCAGTCCCTCCATCCACTGCCCCTCCGCCGCCGTCTGTATCGGCATCCTCCCGGGCCTGGGCGCCTACTCGGGGAGCAGCGACTCCGAGTCCAGCTCAGACAGCGAAGGCACCATCAACGCCACCGGCAAGATCGTCTCCTCCATCTTCCGAACCAACACCTTCCTCGAGGCCCCCTAG
- the PSME3IP1 gene encoding PSME3-interacting protein isoform X2 has product MVESQHTDCSTMDGGDDGNLVIKKRFVTEAELDERRKRRQEEWEKVRKPEDPEECPEEVYDPRSLYERLQEQKDRKQQEYEEQFKFKNMVRGLDEDETNFLDEVSRQQELIEKQRREEELKELKEYRSNLHKVGISPENKKEAEKKVAAKPIETKNKFSQAKLLAGAVKHKSSESGNGVKRLKSDPDPDDKNPEALSCVSLGSTSLSSPSIHCPSAAVCIGILPGLGAYSGSSDSESSSDSEGTINATGKIVSSIFRTNTFLEAP; this is encoded by the exons ACTGATTGTTCCACTATGGATGGAGGGGATGATGGTAACCTTGTCATCAAAAAGAGATTCGTGACCGAGGCAGAACTAGATGAGCGGCGCAAACGGAGGCaagaagagtgggagaaagtTCGAAAACCTGAAGATCCAGAAG aaTGTCCAGAGGAGGTTTACGACCCGCGGTCCCTGTACGAGAGGCTGCAGGAGCAGAAAGACAGGAAGCAGCAGGAGTACGAGGAGCAGTTCAAATTCA aaaacatgGTGAGAGGCTTGGATGAAGACGAGACCAACTTCCTTGATGAGGTTTCTCGGCAGCAGGAATTAATAGAAAAGCAGCGAAGGGAAGAAGAGCTGAAAGAACTGAAGGAATACAGA AGTAATCTCCACAAAGTTGGAATTTCTCCAGAAAACAAGAAGGAAGCGGAGAAGAAAGTGGCCGCGAAACCCATAGAAACCAAGAACAAGTTCTCCCAGGCAAAGCTGTTGGCAGGAGCCGTGAAGCACAAGAG CTCAGAGAGTGGCAACGGTGTAAAAAGACTGAAATCGGACCCTGACCCAGATGACAAGAATCCAG AGGCCCTGTCCTGCGTGTCTCTCGGAAGCACGTCCCTGAGCAGTCCCTCCATCCACTGCCCCTCCGCCGCCGTCTGTATCGGCATCCTCCCGGGCCTGGGCGCCTACTCGGGGAGCAGCGACTCCGAGTCCAGCTCAGACAGCGAAGGCACCATCAACGCCACCGGCAAGATCGTCTCCTCCATCTTCCGAACCAACACCTTCCTCGAGGCCCCCTAG
- the PSME3IP1 gene encoding PSME3-interacting protein isoform X1 — MELLGFLQCKVKGNFETDCSTMDGGDDGNLVIKKRFVTEAELDERRKRRQEEWEKVRKPEDPEECPEEVYDPRSLYERLQEQKDRKQQEYEEQFKFKNMVRGLDEDETNFLDEVSRQQELIEKQRREEELKELKEYRSNLHKVGISPENKKEAEKKVAAKPIETKNKFSQAKLLAGAVKHKSSESGNGVKRLKSDPDPDDKNPEALSCVSLGSTSLSSPSIHCPSAAVCIGILPGLGAYSGSSDSESSSDSEGTINATGKIVSSIFRTNTFLEAP; from the exons ATGGAACTGCTTGGGTTCCTTCAATGCAAGGTCAAAGGGAATTTTGAG ACTGATTGTTCCACTATGGATGGAGGGGATGATGGTAACCTTGTCATCAAAAAGAGATTCGTGACCGAGGCAGAACTAGATGAGCGGCGCAAACGGAGGCaagaagagtgggagaaagtTCGAAAACCTGAAGATCCAGAAG aaTGTCCAGAGGAGGTTTACGACCCGCGGTCCCTGTACGAGAGGCTGCAGGAGCAGAAAGACAGGAAGCAGCAGGAGTACGAGGAGCAGTTCAAATTCA aaaacatgGTGAGAGGCTTGGATGAAGACGAGACCAACTTCCTTGATGAGGTTTCTCGGCAGCAGGAATTAATAGAAAAGCAGCGAAGGGAAGAAGAGCTGAAAGAACTGAAGGAATACAGA AGTAATCTCCACAAAGTTGGAATTTCTCCAGAAAACAAGAAGGAAGCGGAGAAGAAAGTGGCCGCGAAACCCATAGAAACCAAGAACAAGTTCTCCCAGGCAAAGCTGTTGGCAGGAGCCGTGAAGCACAAGAG CTCAGAGAGTGGCAACGGTGTAAAAAGACTGAAATCGGACCCTGACCCAGATGACAAGAATCCAG AGGCCCTGTCCTGCGTGTCTCTCGGAAGCACGTCCCTGAGCAGTCCCTCCATCCACTGCCCCTCCGCCGCCGTCTGTATCGGCATCCTCCCGGGCCTGGGCGCCTACTCGGGGAGCAGCGACTCCGAGTCCAGCTCAGACAGCGAAGGCACCATCAACGCCACCGGCAAGATCGTCTCCTCCATCTTCCGAACCAACACCTTCCTCGAGGCCCCCTAG